From the genome of Malus sylvestris chromosome 6, drMalSylv7.2, whole genome shotgun sequence, one region includes:
- the LOC126625042 gene encoding cytochrome P450 71A9-like, translating to MDSQLLLLFVFLIPIILLLLIKHRKKSTASQARRLPPGPRRLPLIGNLHKLSDGGLPHHVLERLAAKYGDLMFLQLGSVSTLVVSSSHMAREIFKTHDLIFSGRPALYIPKKLSYDCVNLTFAPYGDYWREVRKIVIFELLSAKRVQVFQSVRDEEVGLMLESIAHSKGPVNISELTLFLANNVVSRSAFGKKYDDGGEVGKSRIHELLEETRTLLGGYCVSDFLPWISWLNKFNGLDQKLEKCFKGLDNLYDRVIEEHLDPKRPKPEHEDLVDVLLRVQNDPSQTIALTNDQIKGVLTDMFIAGTDTTSATLVWTMAELIMNPRILRKAQDEVREVLKGKQKVEETDLSELVYLKLVLKESFRLHPPAPLLLPRETLESCTIEGYEIPANTMVFVLAKMIGSDPKCWENPKEFLPERFMDSSVDYKGNHFELLPFGAGRRGCPGMNFAAKLIELALANLLYCFDWELPHRVRREDVDMEEAAGLTVAKKVPLFLAARPAYP from the exons ATGGATTCTCAACTCCTCCTACTCTTTGTTTTCCTCATACCCATTATTTTATTGCTCTTGATCAAACACAGAAAGAAAAGTACTGCTTCTCAAGCAAGGAGACTGCCTCCTGGTCCCAGGAGGCTGCCTCTCATTGGCAACCTTCACAAGCTCTCCGATGGCGGCTTACCCCACCACGTCCTCGAGCGCCTAGCCGCCAAATATGGAGATCTCATGTTTTTACAACTAGGCTCAGTATCCACTCTAGTGGTCTCCTCATCTCATATGGCAAGAGAGATCTTCAAAACTCATGACCTCATTTTTTCAGGTAGGCCGGCCTTGTATATTCCAAAGAAGCTTAGTTATGATTGTGTTAATCTGACATTTGCTCCCTATGGGGATTATTGGAGGGAGGTTAGAAAGATTGTGATCTTCGAACTGCTTAGTGCAAAGAGGGTCCAAGTGTTTCAGTCTGTGAGGGATGAAGAGGTCGGACTTATGCTCGAATCTATTGCGCATTCTAAGGGACCGGTCAATATCAGTGAACTCACACTTTTCTTGGCAAATAATGTTGTGAGTCGTTCGGCGTTTGGTAAAAAGTATGATGATGGAGGAGAGGTTGGAAAGAGCAGGATTCATGAGTTGCTTGAAGAGACAAGGACCCTGTTGGGAGGATATTGCGTGTCGGACTTCCTACCTTGGATAAGTTGGCTAAACAAGTTCAATGGCCTTGATCAAAAGTTAGAGAAGTGTTTTAAAGGCTTGGACAATCTCTACGACAGAGTGATTGAGGAACACCTTGATCCGAAAAGGCCTAAACCGGAGCATGAAGATCTTGTTGATGTACTCCTTCGAGTTCAGAATGATCCAAGTCAAACAATCGCCCTCACTAATGACCAAATTAAGGGTGTTCTAACC GACATGTTTATTGCAGGGACTGATACTACCTCAGCCACACTGGTATGGACAATGGCTGAATTGATTATGAATCCCCGCATATTGAGGAAAGCACAAGACGAGGTGAGAGAAGTTTTGAAGGGAAAACAGAAGGTGGAAGAAACTGATCTGTCCGAACTGGTGTATCTAAAGTTGGTCTTGAAGGAGAGTTTTAGACTACATCCACCTGCGCCATTACTGCTTCCAAGAGAAACCTTAGAGAGCTGCACAATCGAAGGGTACGAAATTCCTGCCAATACAATGGTGTTTGTGCTTGCAAAAATGATAGGAAGTGACCCGAAATGTTGGGAAAACCCGAAAGAATTCTTACCTGAGAGATTCATGGACAGCTCAGTTGACTACAAAGGAAACCATTTTGAACTTTTACCATTTGGCGCTGGGAGAAGGGGTTGTCCTGGTATGAACTTTGCTGCAAAGCTGATTGAGCTTGCGCTCGCCAATCTGCTTTATTGTTTCGACTGGGAACTGCCTCACAGGGTGAGAAGAGAAGACGTGGACATGGAAGAGGCTGCTGGCCTTACAGTTGCCAAGAAAGTTCCGCTATTTCTAGCTGCTCGACCTGCATATCCTTGA